In the Rubrivivax gelatinosus IL144 genome, GGCGCGGCGCTAGAGTGAACCGTGCGGTCCTGTGCCGCGCAGCCAGGAGACGGCATGAGCATCGCACTGGGCGCGGCCGCGCGCGACGGGAAGAATTCCGGGGTGGCGCCGGTGACTTATGGCGAAGGCGAGCGGCCGCCACGCGGCGACTACTCACGCGCCCGCGACGACTATTGCTGCGAGCAGGACTGGGCCGCCTACACCGAGGCGGAACACGATCTCTACCGACGGCTGCACGCACGCCAGTCGGCGCTGCTGCCCGGCCACGCCTGCGACGCCTTCGTGCGCGCACTGGGCCGGCTCGGGGCGCCGGAGCGCATCCCGCGCTTCGACGCGGTGTCCGACACGCTGGAGCGCAGCACCGGATGGCGGCTCGTCGCCGTGCCCGGGTTGATCCCCGAGGAGGCTTTCTTCCGCCTGCTCGCCGCGCGGCGCTTTCCGGTCACCGACTGGATCCGGCGGCCCGACGAGTTCGACTACATCGTCGAACCCGACCTGTTCCACGATCTCTTCGGCCATGTGCCGCTGCTGTTCGACCCGGTGTTCGCCGACTTCATGCAGGCCTACGGCGAAGGCGGGCTGAAGGCGGCGCGCCTCGGTGCCTGCGAGTTGCTGGCACGCCTGTACTGGTACACGGTCGAGTTCGGGCTGATCGCCACGCCGTCCGGCTTGCGCGCCTACGGTGCGGGCCTGCTCAGCTCCGGCGCCGAACTGTCGTACTGCGTACGTTCGCCACAGCCGCGTCGCGTCGAGTTCGAACCGGCGCGCATGATGCGCAGCCGTTATCGCATCGACAGCGTCCAGCCGACCTACTTCGTCATCCGGTCCTTCGAGCAGCTGTTCGACGCCTGCGCACCGGACTTCGCCCCGGTGTATGCCGCGGTGCGCGAAACGATGGCACGCGAGGGCGAGATCGAAGCCGGCGCCGGCGCTCCGGGTGACCGGGCGGCGGGGCCGTTCAGTCTTGCAACCAGCGCTGCAGTTCGGCCCACGGCTCCGGGCGCATGACCATGTCGACGTGGGCGACGCCGCTCAGATGGCGGTTGTCGGCTCCGGGCCAGGTGGCCGTCGACGGCGGGAAGACGATGTTGTCGCAGTGGCCGTAGAAACAGGTCAGCGAGCGCGCCAGCTCGGGTGACTCGCGCTCGGCCAGGCTGCGCAGCCAGCCCGAGTCTTGGCGCATCTGGCGCCCGTTGAGCGAGAACGCGAACCGCGCCAGCCAGGTCCCGCGGTGCGGCGTGCCGATCGTGATCGCATGGTGCACACGCATCGCGTCGCCGCGCTCGGCCCACCAGCGACGCAGCGCCAGGCCGCCCATGCTGTGCGCAACGATCACCGGCGCGCGGCCGGTGGCCTGCTCGATGCGCCGCACCGCGTCTTCGATGATCTCCACGTACTGGTCGATCGAGCCGAAGATCGGCGCGAGGTCGACCGCGACACAAGGCACGCCGGCGGC is a window encoding:
- the phhA gene encoding phenylalanine 4-monooxygenase; translation: MSIALGAAARDGKNSGVAPVTYGEGERPPRGDYSRARDDYCCEQDWAAYTEAEHDLYRRLHARQSALLPGHACDAFVRALGRLGAPERIPRFDAVSDTLERSTGWRLVAVPGLIPEEAFFRLLAARRFPVTDWIRRPDEFDYIVEPDLFHDLFGHVPLLFDPVFADFMQAYGEGGLKAARLGACELLARLYWYTVEFGLIATPSGLRAYGAGLLSSGAELSYCVRSPQPRRVEFEPARMMRSRYRIDSVQPTYFVIRSFEQLFDACAPDFAPVYAAVRETMAREGEIEAGAGAPGDRAAGPFSLATSAAVRPTAPGA
- a CDS encoding esterase/lipase family protein, whose product is MRLARLQQLTTLGLAAFAGGWALYWLAEGRAMLAAAGALVIVLGYSAVLALEFIMLRAALGSDPAPRARPAELLGAWWGEVHAAPRVFCWQQPFRSLRFADHLPPDSRGRRGVVLVHGFVCNRGIWNPWLARLHAAGVPCVAVDLAPIFGSIDQYVEIIEDAVRRIEQATGRAPVIVAHSMGGLALRRWWAERGDAMRVHHAITIGTPHRGTWLARFAFSLNGRQMRQDSGWLRSLAERESPELARSLTCFYGHCDNIVFPPSTATWPGADNRHLSGVAHVDMVMRPEPWAELQRWLQD